A portion of the Natrinema salaciae genome contains these proteins:
- a CDS encoding PIN domain-containing protein codes for MNARTRVALDTSALMMPVELDVRLFEELDRLLDAYEPTIPQAVLEELRRLSEKGGQEGTAANVGHDLATERCLVVDTEASYADDALVELAREGNVDYVVTNDRPLRDRVLEASRPVIALRGRNKLAITQP; via the coding sequence ATGAACGCGCGGACGCGAGTCGCACTCGATACGAGCGCCCTCATGATGCCGGTCGAACTCGACGTTCGGCTGTTCGAGGAACTCGACCGGCTGCTGGACGCCTACGAGCCGACGATCCCACAGGCCGTCCTCGAGGAACTCCGCCGACTGTCCGAGAAGGGCGGGCAGGAGGGGACGGCGGCGAACGTCGGCCACGATCTGGCGACCGAACGCTGTCTCGTCGTCGACACGGAGGCATCGTACGCCGACGACGCGCTGGTCGAACTCGCCCGCGAGGGGAACGTCGACTACGTCGTCACGAACGACCGCCCGCTGCGCGACCGGGTGCTCGAGGCGAGCAGACCGGTAATTGCATTACGCGGGAGAAACAAGTTAGCGATCACTCAACCATAG
- a CDS encoding translation initiation factor IF-2 subunit gamma — MAGNRQPEVNIGLVGHVDHGKTTLVQALSGSWTDQHSEEMKRGISIRLGYADATFRHCDGLDEPECYTVEEECPDGSASEPLRTVSFVDAPGHETLMATMLSGASLMDGAVLVVSANEPVPQPQTEEHLMALDIIGIDNIVIAQNKVDLVDADTARDNYDQIKEFVEGTVAEDAPIVPVSAGQEVNLDLLIQAIEEEIPTPDRDPDANPRMHVARSFDINKPGTTAADLAGGVLGGSLVQGELEVGDEIEIRPGREVEEGGRTEYVPIETTIRSLQAGGETVDTVTPGGLLGVGTGLDPSLTKGDALAGRMAGPPGSLPPTWNEFTMDVDLLERVVGAESGETVDEISTGEPLMMTVGTATTVGSVTSARSGECEVTLKRPVAADPGTKIAINRRIGARWRLIGLGTLTD; from the coding sequence ATGGCAGGAAATCGACAACCGGAGGTGAACATCGGGCTCGTCGGCCACGTAGACCACGGCAAGACGACGCTGGTGCAAGCCCTCAGCGGCTCGTGGACGGACCAGCACAGCGAGGAGATGAAACGCGGTATCTCCATCAGACTCGGCTACGCCGACGCCACGTTCCGTCACTGCGACGGACTGGACGAACCCGAGTGTTACACCGTCGAGGAGGAGTGTCCGGACGGCTCGGCGAGTGAGCCGCTGCGGACCGTTTCGTTCGTCGACGCCCCGGGGCACGAGACCCTGATGGCGACGATGCTCTCCGGCGCATCGCTGATGGACGGTGCCGTGTTGGTCGTCAGCGCCAACGAACCCGTCCCCCAGCCCCAGACCGAGGAGCACCTGATGGCGCTGGACATCATCGGGATCGACAACATCGTCATCGCACAGAACAAGGTCGACCTCGTCGACGCCGACACCGCCCGCGACAACTACGACCAGATCAAGGAGTTCGTCGAGGGCACGGTCGCGGAGGACGCGCCGATCGTCCCCGTCTCCGCAGGGCAGGAGGTCAACCTCGACCTGCTCATCCAGGCGATCGAGGAGGAGATCCCCACCCCCGATCGGGACCCCGACGCGAACCCCCGGATGCACGTCGCCCGCAGTTTCGACATCAACAAACCCGGGACGACCGCGGCGGATCTCGCCGGCGGCGTTCTCGGTGGCAGCCTCGTGCAGGGCGAACTCGAGGTCGGCGACGAGATCGAGATCCGCCCCGGCCGCGAGGTCGAGGAGGGCGGTCGAACGGAGTACGTGCCGATCGAGACGACCATTCGCTCGCTGCAGGCCGGCGGCGAGACCGTCGACACCGTGACGCCGGGCGGCCTGCTCGGCGTCGGCACCGGACTCGACCCGTCGCTGACGAAAGGCGACGCGCTGGCCGGCCGGATGGCCGGTCCACCGGGCTCGCTCCCCCCGACGTGGAACGAGTTCACCATGGACGTCGACCTGCTCGAGCGGGTCGTCGGCGCCGAGAGCGGTGAGACGGTCGACGAGATCAGCACGGGCGAACCGCTGATGATGACCGTCGGCACGGCGACGACCGTCGGCTCGGTCACCAGCGCGCGCAGCGGCGAGTGCGAGGTCACACTCAAGCGCCCCGTCGCCGCCGATCCGGGAACGAAAATCGCGATCAACCGCCGCATCGGCGCACGCTGGCGGCTGATCGGCCTGGGAACACTCACGGACTGA